From a region of the Salinispira pacifica genome:
- a CDS encoding Rpn family recombination-promoting nuclease/putative transposase produces MAERKPWDSAYKFLFSSKQVFHQFLTRFVEEDFVQGLAVDDVELVDKSFVSDELLDRESDIIYKVTLPGREVYVYVLLEFQSTPDKTIPVRMLLYILQLYDQLFRSSTKGLLPAVFPVLLYNGSLPWTVPFNISELIAPEIPQKYIPSFTYYPIIERDIPPEKLERIKGLVAAIIYLEQQEDDAALRRTIDTAISMIAEEQPEQLRQFSHWINRMFRGSLENGDIDKVNQLTEVKTMLAEVVDRIEQRGEQRGMEQGMQQKAREDARKMLERGFPIADISEITGLSEQEIKKL; encoded by the coding sequence ATGGCAGAACGAAAGCCCTGGGACAGTGCATATAAATTCCTTTTCTCAAGCAAGCAGGTGTTTCATCAGTTTCTCACCCGCTTTGTGGAGGAGGATTTTGTGCAGGGCTTGGCTGTTGATGATGTTGAGCTGGTGGATAAAAGCTTTGTCAGCGATGAGCTTTTGGACCGGGAGAGTGATATTATCTATAAGGTGACCCTTCCCGGCCGTGAGGTTTATGTGTATGTTCTGTTGGAGTTCCAATCCACTCCTGACAAAACCATTCCGGTACGTATGCTGCTGTATATTCTGCAACTGTACGACCAGTTGTTTCGAAGCAGCACAAAGGGGCTGCTGCCGGCGGTATTTCCGGTTCTCCTGTACAACGGCAGCCTCCCTTGGACGGTGCCGTTCAATATCAGTGAGCTGATTGCACCAGAGATTCCGCAAAAGTACATTCCAAGCTTTACATACTACCCGATTATTGAGCGTGATATCCCACCGGAAAAACTGGAGCGCATCAAGGGTCTGGTAGCAGCCATCATATACCTAGAGCAGCAGGAGGATGATGCGGCATTGCGGCGGACAATAGATACGGCAATTTCCATGATTGCCGAGGAGCAGCCTGAACAGCTGCGTCAATTCAGCCACTGGATCAACCGGATGTTCCGAGGATCTCTTGAGAACGGGGACATCGACAAGGTAAATCAGTTAACGGAGGTAAAAACAATGTTGGCAGAAGTTGTAGACAGAATTGAGCAACGTGGAGAGCAACGCGGTATGGAGCAGGGTATGCAGCAGAAAGCCCGGGAAGATGCACGCAAAATGCTGGAACGAGGTTTTCCGATAGCAGATATCTCAGAGATTACCGGCCTTTCCGAGCAGGAAATTAAGAAGCTGTGA
- a CDS encoding SH3 domain-containing protein produces the protein MTINILRKFVVLLLTSMSIYGIEVSLDREYNIPDPSQYFDELEPIFNSRRWSGSSPWVYWLASGDLFVFQGPFHWKLELENGQYSRLREWEAFTEYGFGTRPASFRNNDFIVLRYGSIFEGPRKAGIFSEQWEPLMIGTEFNEISLGRIRRRVEDDRQPYGWHVDLLGEYSIINRPVVEDFDERITFGEFQTFLSLVGPENDMLYHIPTEFASLRIAGNYPSISVSFDRFRIAIVVIAEQIDQNTELKGVWKIYTLNVTYEARTDKDIQVFSSPGADSQIIGTVTSDIQLIAMDTANYERNGEIQDFWYQVKSNSIEGWVYGGDLLIEGNSWRDRLSNRGELIRWQEVPELVAELRPEEAEIEESYPSNEARSEYEEPVDTAESDIDPQEQIFLNRKNEMPFTTILVITIITAIILTLLVGFIADKVKGKKDN, from the coding sequence ATGACTATTAATATTCTTCGTAAATTTGTAGTATTGCTATTAACCTCTATGTCCATATACGGAATTGAGGTGTCACTGGATCGCGAATATAATATTCCCGATCCGTCGCAGTATTTTGATGAGCTGGAACCGATATTTAATTCTCGAAGATGGTCAGGCAGCAGTCCATGGGTGTACTGGCTGGCAAGCGGAGACTTGTTTGTATTTCAAGGACCGTTTCATTGGAAGCTTGAACTTGAAAATGGTCAATACTCGAGACTACGAGAGTGGGAAGCATTTACTGAGTACGGATTTGGTACCCGTCCCGCCTCATTTCGAAACAATGACTTTATTGTGCTTAGGTATGGTTCAATCTTTGAAGGACCCAGAAAAGCTGGAATCTTTTCCGAACAATGGGAACCTCTTATGATTGGTACAGAATTTAATGAAATATCTCTTGGAAGAATTCGCCGAAGAGTTGAAGATGATCGGCAACCTTATGGATGGCATGTAGATTTGTTGGGGGAATATTCAATTATTAATCGCCCTGTCGTTGAGGATTTTGACGAGAGAATAACATTTGGCGAGTTTCAAACATTTTTATCACTTGTTGGTCCGGAAAACGACATGCTTTATCATATTCCTACAGAGTTTGCATCACTTCGGATAGCTGGAAATTATCCAAGTATTTCTGTGAGTTTTGACAGGTTTCGCATTGCAATCGTAGTGATTGCGGAGCAGATTGACCAGAACACTGAACTTAAAGGAGTATGGAAGATTTACACATTGAATGTCACCTACGAAGCTCGCACAGACAAGGATATTCAGGTTTTTTCCTCCCCTGGTGCAGATTCACAGATTATCGGAACTGTCACCAGCGATATACAACTCATTGCCATGGATACGGCAAATTATGAGCGGAACGGTGAAATTCAAGATTTTTGGTATCAAGTGAAATCTAATTCAATAGAAGGCTGGGTATATGGTGGCGATTTACTGATTGAGGGTAATTCGTGGAGGGATCGACTCTCCAACCGAGGAGAACTCATACGCTGGCAAGAGGTCCCCGAGCTAGTAGCTGAGTTGCGACCGGAAGAGGCCGAGATAGAGGAAAGCTATCCATCTAATGAAGCGCGTTCAGAGTATGAAGAGCCCGTAGATACAGCTGAGAGCGATATAGATCCTCAGGAACAAATATTTTTAAATCGAAAAAATGAAATGCCATTTACAACAATTTTGGTGATCACAATCATCACCGCAATAATCCTCACACTCCTGGTGGGATTTATTGCAGACAAAGTAAAGGGAAAGAAAGACAATTAA
- a CDS encoding GxxExxY protein codes for MLNYLRLSKLKIGYLVNFNGTKVDFKRLVV; via the coding sequence TTGCTCAATTATCTCAGGCTGTCCAAATTGAAAATCGGGTATCTTGTGAATTTCAATGGCACCAAAGTGGATTTTAAGCGGCTCGTTGTGTGA
- a CDS encoding DDE-type integrase/transposase/recombinase: MIERDHRELSIRRQSELLGISRSTVYYQAPSQRDQNDVDELQEILGVLEGIPFYGYRKVALEMKKQGTNTTPKRVRRIMRKFGLKAIYAKPNLSKARKEHKKYPYLLSGKIIRHPNQVWASDITHIRLPGGQVYLVVILDLYSRKVLSWRLSNSMSADFCTEALEEALWRYAKSGDFQHGPGKPVYL; the protein is encoded by the coding sequence ATGATTGAACGCGACCATCGGGAGCTGTCGATACGTCGGCAGAGCGAGCTCTTGGGCATTTCCCGATCAACCGTGTACTATCAAGCGCCTTCACAGCGGGATCAGAACGATGTGGACGAGCTTCAGGAGATCCTCGGGGTGCTGGAAGGCATACCGTTCTACGGCTACCGAAAAGTTGCCCTCGAGATGAAAAAGCAGGGGACGAATACGACGCCCAAACGGGTACGGCGGATCATGCGAAAGTTCGGACTCAAGGCAATCTATGCCAAACCGAATCTCTCGAAGGCACGCAAGGAGCACAAGAAATATCCCTATCTGCTTTCAGGGAAGATCATTCGCCACCCGAATCAGGTCTGGGCCAGCGATATCACGCATATTCGGCTTCCCGGCGGGCAGGTATATCTTGTGGTGATCCTGGATCTCTATTCCCGCAAGGTCTTGAGCTGGCGATTGAGCAACAGCATGAGTGCCGATTTCTGTACCGAAGCGCTTGAAGAGGCTCTGTGGCGATACGCAAAGTCCGGCGATTTTCAACACGGACCAGGGAAGCCAGTTTACCTCTGA
- a CDS encoding integrase core domain-containing protein, with amino-acid sequence MPISVPKRLKRLCGDTQSPAIFNTDQGSQFTSDAFTEILKRHGVRISMDGKGRALDNIYIERLWKTLKYEDIYIKSYESMKDLKDGLNRYFRFYNTMRFHQSLDYQVPDEKYESFQTSLPEVQVAA; translated from the coding sequence GTGCCGATTTCTGTACCGAAGCGCTTGAAGAGGCTCTGTGGCGATACGCAAAGTCCGGCGATTTTCAACACGGACCAGGGAAGCCAGTTTACCTCTGATGCGTTCACAGAGATCTTAAAACGCCATGGAGTGCGCATCAGCATGGATGGGAAGGGCCGTGCACTGGATAATATCTACATCGAACGATTATGGAAGACACTGAAATACGAAGATATATACATCAAGTCATATGAGTCCATGAAGGACCTCAAAGACGGACTGAACAGGTATTTCCGGTTCTATAATACGATGAGATTCCATCAGTCCCTGGATTATCAAGTTCCGGATGAGAAGTACGAGTCATTTCAAACTTCATTACCGGAAGTTCAAGTGGCAGCATAA
- a CDS encoding M23 family metallopeptidase, producing MPDNEKTGSRSKMKDNFKYEGDGEMGRIMSDFLMYNMREGRGMSEAAKPVYERRMWDDDGSWIEAPSIRGVVNIGVSITASFLAPGVGGALMGAALNLVDDAMFTAMDVQNGVMTADEAWVSMGKQALSSVASAAIGQIGPTGDAFKALGAGAKVGLTLGHQVATNTVTGAINAIEYSSEGGWGYNGEAFRESVVGKQALAGYVGSVAGGMVQHSIADSSLFGFVGEDYANGMATATMAGNLVRMGTDYAITGSTSINLANINGVGLFEVNLGRDGIRGSISSGGYDMSMGTIINSIKGIGTLQTSADIGKKFDGDLEVAMRGLSSYGLDETDEYFRQLMNGEAEITIADGDGTALTEYDAETQTKRTRIDHAGDGQFAGIQLGVVLAHEAFRNGIDDGERGQQIETSEAVFGHTVAAGMAAGIYGDSSISQAMLDEVELLREAQRTKDFSKFSAHVAANYDSSKDYWKLTAEGELINDGDGWLRDENGDLVRNENGDPIGANGVETGLLNILYGGTSGRSYDNFSDEEIATAQQLMVQSGMTSTDVPMHERMWTGNADNIHVPGLGSVPVNLTALNMGKKLDMNSVMSKTGDSIATEAFVNYYYGEAHDAAKSGFSQLSSAMSNVPLTAQGRFGRLSATMTDFYGNGSAVAQKLSQEYGLEGEDFFGPSTNDKHSLGMHKGNDFGMPEGTAVPSIFSGVASVIDRTDDYDPLTGEDSSGLNVQSRIGFTFEDLFIDTGVDSNSMHFSSIPEDLEVGSEISSNMTIGYAGDSGASDGSHLHQQFTLRRGYGKPATMDQANPYRARQNSFLDFVGAPLIGAS from the coding sequence ATGCCCGACAACGAAAAGACCGGCTCCCGCTCGAAGATGAAGGACAACTTCAAATACGAAGGGGACGGAGAAATGGGCCGGATCATGTCCGACTTCCTCATGTACAACATGCGCGAAGGCCGAGGAATGAGCGAAGCGGCCAAGCCGGTGTACGAACGACGCATGTGGGATGACGACGGAAGCTGGATAGAAGCGCCGAGCATCCGCGGTGTGGTGAACATCGGCGTTTCAATTACCGCCAGTTTTTTAGCTCCCGGAGTGGGGGGAGCCCTCATGGGGGCGGCATTAAACCTGGTGGATGATGCGATGTTCACGGCCATGGACGTGCAAAACGGGGTAATGACCGCTGACGAAGCCTGGGTCAGCATGGGTAAACAGGCGCTCTCCAGCGTAGCCAGTGCGGCCATCGGTCAGATAGGACCAACCGGGGATGCATTTAAAGCTTTGGGTGCTGGAGCGAAAGTCGGTCTGACCCTTGGCCACCAAGTGGCGACAAATACGGTCACCGGCGCAATAAACGCCATCGAATACTCGTCCGAGGGCGGCTGGGGCTATAACGGCGAGGCGTTCCGCGAAAGCGTGGTGGGTAAACAGGCGCTGGCCGGATATGTGGGCAGTGTCGCCGGGGGCATGGTGCAGCACAGCATAGCCGATTCAAGTCTCTTCGGCTTCGTCGGGGAGGACTATGCCAACGGTATGGCCACGGCCACCATGGCGGGAAATCTTGTGCGGATGGGAACCGACTATGCTATCACCGGCAGTACGAGCATCAACCTGGCGAATATCAACGGCGTGGGCTTGTTTGAAGTCAACCTGGGGCGCGACGGTATAAGAGGCAGCATCTCAAGCGGGGGCTACGACATGTCCATGGGGACGATCATCAACAGCATAAAAGGCATAGGGACCTTACAGACATCCGCCGACATCGGCAAGAAGTTCGACGGAGACCTGGAAGTAGCCATGCGCGGGCTATCCAGTTACGGCCTTGACGAGACTGACGAATACTTCCGCCAGCTGATGAACGGCGAAGCCGAAATAACCATAGCCGACGGCGACGGCACTGCCTTGACCGAGTACGATGCTGAAACGCAAACCAAGCGAACAAGAATCGACCACGCAGGCGACGGGCAATTCGCCGGCATCCAGCTGGGCGTAGTCTTGGCGCATGAAGCGTTCCGGAACGGTATAGACGACGGCGAGCGGGGACAGCAGATTGAAACGTCTGAGGCGGTATTCGGTCATACCGTAGCCGCCGGAATGGCCGCGGGCATCTATGGCGATTCATCGATAAGCCAGGCGATGCTTGACGAAGTAGAACTATTGCGCGAGGCTCAAAGAACCAAAGACTTCAGCAAATTCTCAGCTCATGTTGCTGCGAATTATGATTCGAGTAAGGATTATTGGAAACTGACTGCTGAGGGTGAACTCATAAATGACGGGGATGGGTGGCTCCGGGATGAAAACGGTGATCTTGTACGTAATGAAAACGGAGATCCCATAGGTGCAAACGGTGTTGAAACTGGTCTTTTAAACATCCTCTATGGGGGAACAAGTGGCCGTTCATACGATAATTTCAGCGATGAAGAAATCGCAACCGCTCAACAGTTAATGGTGCAATCCGGAATGACTTCAACTGATGTTCCAATGCACGAACGGATGTGGACTGGAAATGCTGATAATATTCATGTACCGGGCCTTGGTTCTGTTCCCGTTAACCTCACCGCTTTAAACATGGGGAAAAAGTTAGATATGAACTCCGTCATGAGCAAAACAGGAGATTCTATCGCTACGGAAGCATTTGTGAACTATTACTACGGTGAAGCCCATGATGCTGCAAAAAGTGGTTTTTCCCAATTGAGTAGTGCAATGTCTAATGTTCCCCTCACAGCTCAAGGACGATTTGGAAGACTCTCTGCAACAATGACTGATTTCTATGGAAACGGAAGTGCCGTCGCCCAAAAATTGAGCCAAGAATATGGTCTTGAAGGTGAAGACTTCTTTGGCCCAAGCACCAATGATAAGCACTCCCTTGGTATGCATAAAGGCAATGACTTTGGAATGCCTGAAGGAACAGCAGTCCCATCTATCTTCTCAGGCGTTGCCTCTGTAATTGACCGGACTGATGATTATGATCCACTGACAGGCGAAGACAGTTCAGGTCTTAACGTTCAATCGAGAATAGGCTTTACATTCGAGGATCTTTTCATTGATACAGGGGTGGATTCAAACTCAATGCATTTCTCAAGTATTCCTGAGGACTTAGAAGTCGGCA